One Fusobacterium russii ATCC 25533 genomic region harbors:
- a CDS encoding YgiQ family radical SAM protein, with product MKFLPTTKEEMKELGWEKLDVLLISGDTYLDSSYNGSSLIGKWLVKHGFKVGIIAQPEIDSPNDITRLGEPDLFFAISGGCVDSMVANYTATKKKRQQDDFTPGGLNNKRPDRAVLVYSNMIRRFFKGTDKKIIISGIESSLRRITHYDYWTNKLRKPILFDAKADILSYGMGEMSMLELARALKNGENWQDIRGLCYISKEPRREYLTLPSHQECLDSKEKFTDLFHTFYLNCDPITAKGLVQKCDDRYLIQNPPTATFTEKEMDEIYSMNFARDVHPYYKKMGTVRALDTIRYSVTTHRGCYGECNFCAIAIHQGRTIMSRSQDSIVKEVESIAKIPKFHGNISDVGGPTANMYGIECKKKLKLGSCPDRRCLYPKKCPSLVINHSSQIELLRKLKAINKIKKIFIASGIRYDMILDDNKCGQAYLKELVKDHISGQMKIAPEHTEDKILNLMGKDGKSCLNEFKNRFYKLNDELGKKQFLTYYLIAAHPGCSDKEMLDLKKYASNELRVNPEQVQIFTPTPSTYSTLMYYTEKDPFTNKRLFVEKDNLKKQRQKDIVIEKKGRNIKNFRKI from the coding sequence ATGAAATTTTTACCTACAACTAAAGAAGAAATGAAAGAACTTGGTTGGGAAAAACTTGATGTTTTACTTATTTCAGGAGATACATATTTGGACAGCTCATATAATGGAAGCTCACTTATAGGTAAATGGCTTGTAAAACATGGTTTTAAAGTTGGAATAATAGCCCAGCCTGAAATAGATAGCCCCAATGATATTACAAGATTAGGAGAGCCTGATTTATTTTTTGCCATCTCAGGAGGCTGTGTTGATTCTATGGTAGCAAATTATACAGCAACCAAGAAAAAAAGACAACAAGATGATTTTACTCCCGGAGGGCTGAACAATAAAAGACCGGATAGGGCAGTTCTAGTTTATTCAAATATGATAAGAAGATTTTTTAAGGGTACAGATAAAAAAATTATAATAAGTGGTATAGAGTCCAGTTTAAGAAGAATAACACATTATGACTATTGGACAAATAAATTAAGGAAACCTATTTTATTTGATGCAAAAGCTGATATTCTTTCCTATGGCATGGGAGAAATGTCAATGCTTGAGCTTGCGAGAGCATTAAAAAATGGAGAAAATTGGCAAGATATAAGAGGGCTTTGTTATATTTCAAAGGAGCCTAGAAGAGAATATCTGACTTTACCATCACATCAGGAATGCTTGGACAGTAAGGAAAAATTTACTGACTTATTTCATACTTTTTATTTGAACTGTGATCCGATAACTGCAAAGGGCTTGGTGCAAAAGTGTGATGATAGATATTTAATACAGAATCCGCCCACAGCAACTTTTACTGAAAAAGAAATGGATGAAATTTACTCTATGAATTTTGCAAGAGATGTTCATCCCTATTACAAAAAAATGGGAACTGTAAGAGCTTTAGATACAATAAGATATTCTGTTACAACTCATAGAGGTTGCTATGGTGAATGTAATTTTTGTGCCATAGCTATTCATCAAGGAAGAACAATTATGTCAAGGAGTCAGGATTCGATAGTTAAAGAAGTCGAAAGTATTGCTAAAATACCTAAATTCCATGGAAATATTTCTGATGTCGGAGGACCGACTGCCAATATGTATGGCATAGAATGTAAGAAAAAATTAAAATTAGGTTCCTGTCCAGATAGAAGGTGTCTATATCCTAAAAAATGTCCTTCATTAGTAATTAATCATAGTTCACAAATAGAATTATTAAGAAAACTGAAGGCTATAAATAAAATTAAAAAAATATTTATTGCTTCCGGAATTCGTTATGATATGATTTTAGATGACAATAAATGTGGGCAGGCATATTTAAAGGAACTTGTAAAAGATCATATATCCGGGCAAATGAAGATAGCTCCGGAGCATACTGAGGATAAAATTTTAAATCTTATGGGAAAAGATGGTAAGTCCTGTCTTAATGAATTTAAAAATAGATTTTATAAGTTAAATGATGAGCTGGGGAAAAAACAATTTTTGACTTATTATTTGATTGCAGCTCACCCCGGCTGTAGTGATAAGGAAATGCTGGATTTAAAAAAATATGCCTCAAACGAATTGAGAGTAAATCCAGAACAAGTACAAATTTTTACACCTACACCTTCAACTTATTCAACACTTATGTACTACACTGAAAAAGACCCTTTTACTAATAAAAGATTATTTGTTGAAAAAGATAACTTAAAAAAACAAAGACAAAAGGATATTGTTATAGAGAAGAAAGGCAGGAATATTAAAAATTTTAGAAAGATATAA